From a single Candidatus Schekmanbacteria bacterium genomic region:
- a CDS encoding glycosyltransferase family 2 protein: MTILFWVSLLLIAHSYILYPLILAALTSLSVSGKKNDDVIDDASLPTVTIIIPARNEEKCIAMKVKNALGQDYPREKLDVVVASDCSDDRTVEIARANGDERLSVYDFKERRGKLGVINKCMELAHGELVVLTDANAMFSPCAVRRLAEHFIDKNVGCAGGAKVIMQSGEKTAMAEGIYWKYESFVKKLESNLLSTTGLDGAIYMVRKEAFSFHRTDRIFMDDLAISLSIIEQGYRCIYNERAMASEKSSGSLSDEYRRKERIAAGSLNVVLHHLGLLLPFKSPIAFQLFSHKILRWFSFLFMIAAFISNAFLAFDGYFYFSLLALQVFFYCLALIGLAFSGGDKKLHTIFNMPFYFAFTNAAQGTGILKLMVGSYKPYWERTTR, encoded by the coding sequence ATGACAATACTTTTCTGGGTATCTCTCCTTCTGATTGCCCATTCGTACATTTTGTATCCGCTCATTCTTGCGGCGCTTACGAGCCTTTCAGTATCTGGCAAAAAAAATGATGATGTAATAGACGATGCATCACTTCCGACAGTCACAATAATCATCCCCGCAAGGAATGAGGAAAAGTGTATTGCCATGAAAGTAAAGAATGCACTTGGTCAGGATTATCCGCGGGAAAAACTCGATGTTGTAGTCGCATCAGACTGCTCAGATGACCGCACAGTCGAGATTGCAAGAGCGAACGGTGATGAGAGATTGAGCGTTTATGATTTTAAAGAGAGAAGGGGAAAGCTTGGCGTTATAAATAAGTGCATGGAGCTTGCACATGGAGAGCTTGTTGTGCTTACTGATGCCAATGCGATGTTTTCCCCCTGCGCTGTGCGGAGGCTTGCAGAGCATTTCATAGATAAAAATGTTGGATGCGCAGGCGGGGCAAAGGTAATCATGCAGAGCGGTGAAAAGACTGCAATGGCTGAAGGGATATATTGGAAGTATGAGTCATTTGTCAAGAAACTCGAATCAAATCTTTTATCTACCACCGGACTTGATGGTGCGATTTATATGGTAAGAAAAGAGGCTTTTTCGTTTCATAGGACTGACAGGATTTTCATGGATGACCTTGCCATATCGCTTTCGATAATAGAGCAGGGTTACAGATGCATCTATAATGAGAGAGCAATGGCATCTGAAAAGAGCTCAGGCTCGCTCTCCGATGAATACAGGCGAAAGGAAAGGATTGCCGCCGGCTCTCTCAATGTTGTTCTTCATCATTTGGGTCTGCTTTTACCTTTTAAAAGCCCGATTGCCTTTCAGCTTTTTTCCCACAAGATTCTAAGATGGTTTTCTTTTCTGTTCATGATTGCTGCCTTTATATCAAACGCATTTCTTGCATTTGATGGCTATTTTTATTTCTCTCTTCTTGCATTACAGGTTTTTTTTTATTGTCTCGCGCTCATTGGATTGGCATTTTCCGGAGGCGATAAAAAACTTCACACGATTTTTAACATGCCATTCTATTTTGCATTCACTAATGCCGCGCAGGGGACTGGGATTTTGAAGTTGATGGTGGGAAGTTATAAGCCTTATTGGGAACGCACCACCCGCTAG
- a CDS encoding CDP-alcohol phosphatidyltransferase family protein — MSTKPTAEFIRRNHQKNRDEEQFYAWFVMRRVSAHITKHLVNTSITPNQISLFGIILGIIGGVCYATASMAGAVVGSVLIQLWYLSDCVDGEVARYKKQFSDEGIFLDAMGHHMVSFIAMVGFSIGLYREHRKFWLIVACGLFITFYHFNKMIFTAAEQAIYGKFKGKEVKLQFPGDENNFYNQEGVPERPAIIKLFLWLLRLWPATGATINEIGILVAMLVTSFIDYFLVRPYLGENIYPDTRAILVFFYAFMLPLSFLGRFAIVVSRSYVSNWINCRGK; from the coding sequence GTGAGCACAAAGCCCACTGCAGAGTTCATCCGCAGGAACCACCAGAAAAACCGCGATGAAGAGCAGTTCTATGCATGGTTCGTGATGCGCAGGGTATCGGCGCATATAACAAAGCATCTTGTCAACACATCAATAACGCCAAATCAGATTTCACTTTTCGGGATAATATTGGGGATTATTGGCGGTGTCTGTTATGCGACTGCTTCTATGGCAGGCGCTGTTGTGGGAAGCGTACTCATCCAGCTCTGGTATCTTTCAGACTGTGTTGACGGTGAGGTCGCACGGTACAAAAAACAGTTTTCAGACGAAGGGATATTCCTTGATGCAATGGGGCACCATATGGTGAGCTTCATTGCCATGGTTGGCTTTTCAATTGGGCTTTACAGAGAGCACAGGAAATTCTGGCTTATAGTCGCATGCGGACTTTTTATTACTTTCTACCATTTCAACAAGATGATTTTTACTGCCGCAGAGCAGGCTATTTACGGAAAATTCAAGGGTAAAGAAGTAAAGCTGCAATTTCCCGGCGATGAGAACAATTTTTATAATCAGGAAGGTGTGCCGGAAAGACCCGCAATAATAAAATTATTTTTATGGCTTTTGAGACTCTGGCCTGCAACCGGGGCAACCATAAATGAGATAGGTATTCTTGTTGCAATGCTCGTCACATCTTTCATTGATTATTTTCTGGTTAGACCTTATCTGGGTGAAAATATTTATCCTGATACAAGAGCAATACTCGTATTCTTCTATGCATTCATGCTGCCGCTTTCATTTTTAGGGCGCTTCGCTATAGTTGTGAGCCGCTCTTATGTAAGCAATTGGATTAATTGCCGCGGCAAATAA
- a CDS encoding iron-containing alcohol dehydrogenase family protein has translation MYLRKISVPSHLKFASEFKELRAELEDVFTKNSYKRFFIVSGKKTYNTLSKELFKSLSKKHKGEINVFDDNSISTTEDVESIAQEIKPDVIVGVGGGKILDIAKYASSKTHTPFISIPTQVSHDGICSPVAIIKDIKGKSMSLGASIPIGVIVPLYIVKRASHRSTAAGVGDLLSNLTAVRDWQIAAQFKGEKYDDYAAILAHTAASSVYTLYNNRKEKIKFTEEFITRLVEGLILSGVAMEISGNSRPCSGSEHKISHAIDALYGSPALHGEQVALGVLAASCLQGNDYNAMRTFFSEAGLPTHPSEINLSLDQMVEAICYAPRTRPDRFTVLEQLKINKRLAAKTVKKVWGTK, from the coding sequence ATGTATCTTAGAAAGATTTCCGTACCCTCCCATCTTAAATTTGCGTCAGAGTTTAAAGAACTACGAGCTGAGCTTGAAGATGTTTTTACAAAAAACTCTTACAAAAGGTTTTTTATAGTTTCCGGAAAAAAGACCTACAATACTCTGAGCAAGGAACTCTTCAAATCTCTGTCCAAGAAACATAAAGGGGAGATAAATGTCTTTGATGACAACTCCATCTCTACGACCGAAGACGTCGAATCTATCGCACAGGAGATAAAGCCTGATGTAATAGTGGGAGTGGGCGGTGGGAAAATCCTTGATATAGCAAAATATGCGTCTTCAAAAACCCACACACCATTTATAAGTATTCCCACGCAGGTCTCGCATGACGGCATATGCTCGCCAGTTGCCATAATAAAAGACATCAAAGGGAAGTCTATGAGCCTCGGTGCATCAATACCGATCGGAGTCATAGTGCCGCTCTATATTGTAAAAAGGGCGTCCCACAGGAGCACTGCGGCCGGAGTGGGGGATCTGTTATCAAATCTAACGGCAGTGCGCGACTGGCAAATTGCGGCGCAGTTTAAAGGTGAAAAATATGATGACTACGCGGCAATACTCGCTCACACAGCGGCAAGCTCAGTTTATACGCTTTACAATAACCGGAAGGAAAAAATAAAATTCACTGAAGAATTTATCACAAGGCTTGTGGAAGGATTGATTCTAAGCGGTGTTGCAATGGAGATATCAGGAAACAGCAGACCATGCAGCGGTTCCGAGCATAAGATAAGCCATGCCATTGATGCGCTCTATGGCTCCCCTGCGCTTCACGGCGAGCAGGTGGCGCTCGGCGTTCTTGCTGCATCATGCCTTCAGGGGAATGACTACAATGCCATGAGGACGTTTTTCAGCGAGGCGGGGCTTCCTACACATCCATCGGAAATAAATCTTTCCTTAGACCAGATGGTTGAAGCAATCTGCTATGCACCGCGCACAAGACCTGACAGGTTCACAGTACTCGAACAGTTGAAAATCAATAAGAGGCTTGCGGCAAAGACAGTGAAAAAAGTCTGGGGGACGAAGTGA